Proteins encoded in a region of the Isosphaeraceae bacterium EP7 genome:
- the xseA gene encoding exodeoxyribonuclease VII large subunit: MAGLTLFDMDADLDGPPLCTVSELTAQIKLILEHGFAEVAVRAEVSGLSRPRSGHVYLKLKDEGASINAVLWKGDARRVVFDLTDGLAVKAWGRVAVYAPRGEYQLVIHTIEPEGIGALELAFRQMYERLKAEGLFEPERKRPLPPYPRRIAVVTSPTGAAVHDFLRVVGRRWPGAEIFIVPTKVQGPGSAAEIARAIELADSIAGVDFLVVTRGGGSLEDLWSFNEEVVARAIYSTVHPVVSAVGHEVDVTIADCTADLRASTPSVAGELCVPDAESIRGGLLDLRQRLDRAGQGRIDDARYELESLSDRAGRAMARNLERRQQTLSKLAAQLEALSPLAVLARGYSLTTADGSGEPLRSSDELVPGSLIRTRLARGSVLSQVLSVDESF; this comes from the coding sequence ATGGCCGGCCTGACTCTGTTCGACATGGACGCCGATCTCGACGGGCCGCCGCTCTGCACGGTCTCGGAGCTGACGGCGCAAATCAAGCTGATCCTTGAACATGGGTTCGCCGAGGTCGCCGTGCGTGCCGAGGTCTCGGGCCTCTCCAGGCCGCGGTCGGGGCACGTCTACCTGAAGCTCAAGGACGAAGGGGCGTCGATCAACGCTGTGCTCTGGAAGGGGGACGCCCGCCGGGTCGTCTTCGACCTGACCGACGGCCTGGCCGTGAAGGCCTGGGGCCGGGTGGCGGTCTACGCCCCGCGCGGCGAGTATCAGCTCGTCATTCACACCATCGAGCCCGAGGGGATCGGCGCGCTGGAGCTGGCCTTCCGCCAGATGTATGAGCGGCTGAAGGCCGAGGGGCTGTTCGAGCCCGAGCGCAAGCGTCCCCTGCCCCCCTACCCACGTCGCATCGCCGTGGTCACAAGCCCAACGGGCGCCGCGGTTCACGACTTCCTGAGGGTGGTCGGCAGGCGCTGGCCGGGTGCCGAGATTTTCATCGTCCCGACCAAGGTGCAGGGGCCGGGATCGGCGGCCGAGATCGCGCGGGCGATCGAGCTGGCGGACTCGATCGCCGGGGTTGACTTCCTGGTCGTCACACGCGGCGGCGGCAGCCTGGAAGACCTCTGGTCGTTCAATGAAGAGGTCGTGGCGCGGGCCATTTACTCGACCGTGCACCCGGTCGTCTCGGCCGTGGGTCACGAAGTCGACGTTACCATCGCCGACTGCACGGCCGACCTGCGGGCGTCGACCCCGAGCGTGGCCGGCGAACTCTGCGTGCCCGACGCCGAGTCGATCCGCGGCGGCCTGCTCGATCTGCGCCAGCGTCTCGATCGCGCCGGCCAGGGGAGGATCGACGACGCCCGGTACGAGCTGGAGTCGCTATCCGATCGGGCCGGGCGGGCGATGGCCCGCAACCTGGAACGGCGACAGCAGACATTGTCCAAGCTCGCGGCGCAACTCGAAGCCCTGAGCCCGCTTGCGGTCCTGGCTCGCGGCTACAGCCTGACGACGGCCGACGGCTCTGGCGAGCCACTACGGTCGTCCGACGAGCTGGTCCCCGGTTCCCTAATCCGGACGAGGCTGGCCCGGGGGTCGGTGCTCAGCCAGGTCTTGAGCGTGGATGAATCGTTCTGA
- a CDS encoding polyprenyl synthetase family protein, producing the protein MTTLSPTDRTTLAESLREIRRRVEEGLDLYLPAAEAGKPGDCPERLVEAMRYSLLGGGKRLRPVLTILAAEACGASLEDALPAACAVEMVHTYSLIHDDLPSMDDDDLRRGRPTCHKAFDEATAVLAGDGLLTLAFEVIARHVRPGDRAAACILALAEGSGPSGMVGGQMADLEAEGRDDATIEALEAIHRRKTGALLRSSLRMGAIVAGAPAAWRQALDTYGHAVGLAFQIVDDLLDVNGDETKLGKRVGKDSNLGKWTYPGLLGVEGSRLRARQLADEAVAAVGVLGDRGAPLRALAVDLLERDR; encoded by the coding sequence ATGACGACGCTATCGCCGACCGATCGGACGACGCTTGCTGAATCTCTTCGCGAGATCCGCCGGCGGGTGGAAGAGGGTCTCGACCTTTATCTGCCCGCGGCCGAGGCCGGCAAGCCGGGCGACTGCCCCGAGCGGCTGGTCGAGGCGATGCGTTACAGCCTGCTGGGCGGCGGCAAGCGGCTGCGGCCGGTGCTAACGATCCTGGCGGCCGAGGCCTGCGGCGCGAGCCTGGAAGACGCCCTGCCGGCGGCGTGTGCGGTGGAGATGGTTCACACCTACTCCCTGATCCACGACGACCTGCCGAGCATGGACGATGACGACCTGAGGCGAGGCCGGCCGACCTGCCACAAGGCGTTCGACGAGGCGACGGCGGTCCTGGCCGGCGACGGCCTTCTGACGCTGGCCTTCGAGGTGATCGCGCGGCATGTGCGTCCCGGCGACCGCGCCGCGGCCTGCATCCTGGCGTTAGCCGAGGGGTCCGGGCCGTCGGGGATGGTCGGCGGCCAGATGGCCGACCTCGAGGCGGAAGGTCGGGACGACGCGACGATCGAGGCCCTCGAGGCGATCCACCGCCGCAAGACCGGGGCCCTGCTCCGGTCGTCGCTGCGGATGGGCGCGATCGTGGCGGGTGCGCCCGCGGCCTGGCGCCAGGCTCTGGATACCTACGGGCATGCGGTGGGTCTCGCCTTCCAGATCGTCGACGACCTGCTCGACGTGAACGGGGACGAGACGAAGCTGGGCAAGCGCGTGGGCAAGGATTCGAATCTGGGGAAGTGGACCTACCCGGGCCTGCTGGGCGTCGAGGGCAGCCGCCTTCGGGCCCGTCAGCTCGCCGACGAGGCGGTCGCGGCCGTCGGCGTGCTCGGGGATCGTGGGGCGCCGTTGCGGGCCCTGGCCGTCGATCTACTGGAAAGGGATCGCTGA
- the xseB gene encoding exodeoxyribonuclease VII small subunit: MESGPKFEEALERIGVIVASLERGDGDLGRSLGEYEEGIRLLARCKTILDGAERSVTLLTGVDDEGNPEGTPFEPHSSTETK, from the coding sequence ATGGAGAGCGGACCCAAGTTCGAAGAGGCGCTGGAGCGGATCGGCGTGATCGTCGCTTCACTGGAGCGCGGCGACGGCGATCTGGGGCGGTCGCTGGGCGAGTACGAAGAAGGAATCCGCCTGCTGGCCCGCTGCAAGACGATCCTCGACGGAGCCGAACGGTCGGTCACTTTGCTGACGGGCGTCGACGACGAAGGGAACCCCGAAGGGACGCCCTTCGAGCCCCATTCATCGACCGAAACCAAGTGA